In one window of Coralliovum pocilloporae DNA:
- the rpoC gene encoding DNA-directed RNA polymerase subunit beta' produces the protein MNQEVMNLFNPQAPAQVFDQIKISIASPEKILSWSYGEIKKPETINYRTFKPERDGLFCARIFGPIKDYECLCGKYKRMKYKGIICEKCGVEVTLSRVRRERMGHIELAAPVAHIWFLKSLPSRIGLLLDMTLKDLERVLYFENYVVTEPGLTPLKEHQLLSEEDFIRAQDEYGEDSFTAMIGAEAIYEILASMDLVRIREQIKVEIAEATTELKPKKLAKRLKVIDAFIESGNRPEWMILKVVPVIPPDLRPLVPLDGGRFATSDLNDLYRRVINRNNRLKRLIELRAPDIIIRNEKRMLQESVDALFDNGRRGRVITGANKRPLKSLSDMLKGKQGRFRQNLLGKRVDYSGRSVIVVGPELKLHQCGLPKKMALELFKPFIYARLDAKGYSSTVKQAKKLVEKEKPEVWDILDEVIREHPVLLNRAPTLHRLGIQAFEPTLIEGKAIQLHPLVCAAFNADFDGDQMAVHVPLSLEAQLEARVLMMSTNNILHPANGSPIIVPSQDIVLGLYYLSLMNDNEPGEGMAFSNMGELHHAIETGAITLHTKIQGRFRTIDENGEVVSGIHETTPGRMMIGELLPKHHEVPFDICNRLMTKKDISKMIDTVYRACGQKETVIFCDRIMQLGFTNACRAGISFGKDDMVIPDTKSGLVEETHELAKEYEQQYNDGLITQGEKYNKVVDAWAKCTDRVADEMMKRISSVQVNEENNRQKPINSIYMMSHSGARGSPAQMKQLAGMRGLMAKPSGEIIETPIISNFKEGLTVLEYFNSTHGARKGLADTALKTANSGYLTRRLVDVAQDSIVTEHDCGSEGGITVQAVVDSGQIVATLGQRILGRTTADDITSPATGEVIAPANTLLEEKHVDLIEAAGVQTVRIRSVLTCETKTGVCQMCYGRDLARGTIVNFGEAVGVIAAQSIGEPGTQLTMRTFHIGGTAQVVDSSFVESNFEGTIQTRNRNVVRDSDGKLMVMGRNMVVAIVDSEGNEQAAHRLAYGSRLFVDEGDEIKRGQRIAEWDPYTRPILTEVSGIVEFEDLVDGVSMSESADEATGISKRSVIDWRASPRGANLKPGMLIKDSDDKPMKLSRGGDARYQLSVDAILSVEPGSQVHAGDVLARIPMESAKTKDITGGLPRVAELFEARRPKDHALIAEMTGTIRFGRDYKNKRRIIIEPDDETMEPVEYLIPKGKHFHFQEGDWIEKGDYLLDGNPAPHDILAIKGVEALAAYLVNEIQDVYRLQGVTINDKHIEVIVRQMLQKVEVSDPGDSDFLPGEQIDRLELDAVNERLKDEARTEAKASPVLLGITKASLQTRSFISAASFQETTRVLTEAAVNGKSDTLEGLKENVIVGRLIPAGTGGTISRIQNIASHRDDLILEAEKEETPLDAAEALFDASGSQPEAPAE, from the coding sequence ATGAACCAAGAGGTCATGAATCTGTTCAATCCGCAGGCGCCGGCGCAGGTCTTTGATCAAATCAAGATCTCGATCGCCAGCCCGGAAAAGATTCTGTCCTGGTCTTACGGCGAGATCAAGAAGCCGGAAACCATCAACTACCGGACATTCAAACCGGAACGTGATGGCCTTTTCTGTGCTCGGATCTTCGGTCCGATCAAGGACTATGAATGTCTGTGCGGCAAGTACAAGCGGATGAAGTATAAAGGCATCATCTGCGAGAAGTGCGGCGTGGAAGTCACACTGAGCCGTGTGCGCCGTGAGCGTATGGGCCATATCGAACTGGCAGCGCCGGTTGCGCATATCTGGTTCCTGAAGTCTCTGCCGAGCCGGATCGGTCTTCTGCTCGACATGACGCTCAAGGATCTTGAGCGGGTTCTCTATTTTGAGAACTATGTGGTCACAGAGCCGGGCCTGACACCTCTGAAGGAGCATCAGCTTCTGTCCGAGGAAGATTTCATCCGTGCCCAGGACGAGTATGGCGAAGATTCCTTCACTGCCATGATCGGTGCCGAGGCTATCTATGAAATCCTGGCCAGCATGGATCTTGTTCGCATTCGCGAGCAGATCAAGGTCGAGATCGCTGAAGCCACCACAGAGCTGAAGCCGAAGAAACTGGCCAAGCGTCTCAAAGTCATCGACGCGTTCATCGAATCCGGCAACCGTCCGGAATGGATGATCCTGAAAGTCGTGCCGGTTATCCCACCGGATCTGCGCCCGCTCGTGCCGCTGGATGGTGGCCGTTTCGCGACGTCTGATCTGAACGACCTTTATCGTCGTGTGATCAACCGTAACAACCGCCTCAAGCGCCTGATTGAGCTGCGTGCGCCAGACATCATCATCCGGAACGAGAAGCGTATGCTTCAGGAATCCGTTGACGCGCTGTTCGACAATGGTCGTCGTGGCCGTGTCATCACCGGTGCCAACAAGCGTCCGCTGAAATCTCTCAGTGACATGCTGAAGGGTAAGCAGGGCCGTTTCCGTCAGAACCTTCTCGGTAAGCGCGTTGACTATTCCGGCCGTTCCGTCATCGTGGTTGGTCCGGAACTGAAACTGCATCAGTGCGGTCTGCCGAAGAAGATGGCTCTGGAACTGTTCAAGCCGTTCATCTATGCGCGTCTTGATGCCAAGGGTTATTCCTCGACGGTCAAACAGGCGAAAAAGCTTGTTGAGAAGGAAAAGCCGGAAGTCTGGGATATCCTGGACGAGGTGATCCGCGAGCATCCGGTTCTCTTGAACCGCGCGCCGACGCTCCACCGTCTTGGCATTCAGGCATTCGAGCCGACGCTGATCGAAGGCAAGGCAATCCAGCTTCATCCGCTGGTTTGTGCGGCCTTTAACGCTGACTTCGATGGTGACCAGATGGCCGTTCACGTGCCGCTGTCACTGGAAGCTCAGCTTGAAGCCCGTGTTCTGATGATGTCCACCAACAACATTCTGCACCCGGCCAACGGTAGCCCGATTATTGTGCCGTCGCAGGATATTGTTCTGGGTCTCTATTATTTGTCGCTGATGAATGACAATGAGCCGGGCGAGGGTATGGCCTTCTCCAATATGGGCGAACTGCATCACGCGATTGAGACCGGTGCGATCACGCTGCACACCAAGATCCAGGGCCGTTTCAGAACCATTGATGAAAACGGCGAAGTGGTTTCCGGTATTCATGAGACCACACCTGGTCGTATGATGATCGGTGAGCTTCTGCCGAAGCATCATGAAGTGCCGTTTGATATCTGTAACCGCCTGATGACCAAGAAAGACATCTCCAAGATGATCGACACGGTCTATCGTGCCTGCGGCCAGAAAGAGACGGTTATCTTCTGTGACCGGATCATGCAGCTCGGCTTCACCAATGCCTGCCGTGCAGGTATCTCGTTCGGTAAGGACGACATGGTGATCCCGGATACAAAGTCCGGTCTTGTGGAAGAGACGCACGAGCTCGCCAAGGAATATGAACAGCAGTACAATGACGGCCTGATCACTCAGGGCGAGAAGTACAACAAGGTTGTTGATGCCTGGGCGAAGTGCACGGACCGCGTTGCTGACGAGATGATGAAGCGTATTTCATCGGTTCAGGTGAACGAGGAAAACAACCGTCAGAAGCCGATCAACTCGATCTACATGATGTCTCATTCCGGTGCGCGTGGTTCACCCGCCCAGATGAAACAGCTGGCTGGTATGCGTGGCCTGATGGCCAAGCCGTCCGGTGAGATCATTGAGACGCCGATCATTTCCAACTTTAAGGAAGGTCTGACCGTTCTTGAGTACTTCAACTCCACCCATGGTGCCCGTAAGGGTCTTGCCGATACGGCGTTGAAGACTGCGAACTCCGGTTATCTGACCCGTCGTCTGGTTGACGTTGCCCAGGATTCCATCGTCACCGAACACGACTGTGGATCTGAAGGTGGCATCACGGTTCAGGCTGTTGTCGACTCCGGTCAGATCGTTGCAACACTTGGTCAGCGTATCCTCGGACGGACCACGGCAGATGACATCACCAGCCCGGCAACGGGTGAGGTGATTGCGCCAGCCAACACATTGCTTGAAGAAAAGCATGTGGACCTGATTGAGGCAGCAGGCGTTCAGACCGTTCGTATCCGTTCGGTTCTGACCTGTGAGACCAAAACCGGCGTTTGCCAGATGTGCTACGGTCGTGACCTTGCACGCGGTACAATCGTCAACTTTGGCGAGGCTGTCGGTGTTATCGCGGCCCAGTCGATTGGTGAGCCGGGTACACAGCTGACCATGCGTACCTTCCATATTGGTGGTACGGCACAGGTTGTTGACTCCTCCTTCGTTGAATCGAACTTCGAAGGCACCATCCAGACTCGTAACCGCAATGTGGTTCGCGATTCAGATGGCAAGCTGATGGTCATGGGCCGCAACATGGTTGTTGCCATCGTTGACAGCGAAGGCAATGAGCAGGCTGCGCACCGTCTGGCTTATGGTTCCCGTCTGTTTGTGGACGAGGGCGATGAGATCAAACGTGGTCAGCGGATTGCAGAATGGGATCCGTATACCCGTCCGATCCTGACGGAAGTTTCCGGTATTGTTGAGTTTGAAGATCTTGTTGATGGTGTATCAATGAGTGAATCCGCTGACGAGGCGACCGGTATTTCCAAGCGCTCGGTTATCGACTGGCGTGCAAGCCCTCGTGGTGCAAACCTCAAACCGGGTATGCTGATCAAGGACTCTGATGACAAGCCGATGAAACTGTCTCGCGGCGGTGATGCCCGTTACCAGCTTTCAGTGGATGCCATCCTGTCCGTTGAGCCAGGTTCCCAGGTTCATGCCGGTGACGTTCTGGCCCGTATCCCGATGGAAAGCGCCAAGACCAAGGATATTACCGGTGGTCTGCCGCGCGTTGCCGAACTGTTTGAAGCCCGTCGTCCGAAAGATCACGCGCTGATCGCCGAGATGACCGGTACCATCCGCTTCGGTCGGGATTACAAGAACAAGCGCCGGATCATCATCGAGCCTGATGATGAGACGATGGAGCCAGTGGAATACCTGATCCCGAAAGGCAAGCACTTCCACTTCCAGGAAGGCGACTGGATCGAGAAGGGTGACTATCTTCTGGACGGCAACCCGGCGCCGCATGACATTCTTGCTATTAAGGGTGTCGAGGCACTGGCCGCTTATCTGGTCAACGAGATTCAGGACGTTTACCGTCTGCAGGGTGTGACGATCAACGACAAGCATATTGAAGTGATCGTTCGCCAGATGCTGCAGAAGGTTGAAGTCTCCGATCCAGGTGATTCAGACTTCCTGCCAGGTGAACAGATCGATCGGCTTGAGCTGGATGCTGTCAATGAGCGTCTGAAGGATGAGGCCCGCACGGAAGCCAAGGCATCTCCGGTTCTGCTGGGTATCACCAAAGCCAGCCTGCAGACTCGATCCTTCATCTCCGCCGCATCGTTCCAGGAGACAACACGTGTCCTGACCGAGGCTGCTGTGAATGGTAAGAGCGATACGCTCGAAGGTCTGAAAGAGAACGTGATCGTGGGTCGCCTGATCCCGGCCGGTACCGGCGGAACCATCAGCCGTATCCAGAATATCGCGTCTCACCGGGATGACCTCATTCTGGAAGCGGAGAAGGAAGAAACGCCGCTGGATGCTGCGGAAGCGCTGTTTGATGCAAGCGGTTCCCAGCCGGAAGCACCTGCTGAATAA
- the rpoB gene encoding DNA-directed RNA polymerase subunit beta, with protein MANTFSGRRRIRKFFGHIKEVAEMPNLIEVQKASYDQFLQVDEPKGGRIEDGLQAVFNSVFPISDFQGASLLEFVKYEFEQPKYDTEECRQRGMTYAAPLKVTLRLIVFDIDEDTGAKSVKDIKEQDVYMGDMPFMTGHGTFIVNGTERVIVSQMHRSPGVFFDHDKGKSHSSGKLLFAARIIPYRGSWLDIEFDAKDIVYARIDRRRKIPVTSLLFALGLDSEEILTTFYNQVVYSKAAEGWRVPFDPQSLRGSKPLTDLIDADSGEVIVEAGKKITARLIRQLADNGTQSLQVRSEDLYGRYLAEDMVNVETGEIYAEAGEEIVEKNLGILMDAGFDEIATLDIDHVNVGAYIRNTLSVDKNDSRESALFDIYRVMRPGEPPTIETAEAMFQSLFFDSERYDLSAVGRVKMNMRLDLQCDDTVRVLRRDDILGVISTLLELRDGKGEIDDIDNLGNRRVRSVGELMENQYRIGLLRMERAIKERMSSVEIDTVMPQDLINAKPAAAAVREFFGSSQLSQFMDQTNPLSEITHKRRLSALGPGGLTRERAGFEVRDVHPTHYGRICPIETPEGPNIGLINSLATFARVNKYGFIESPYMRVKDGKVTDEIVYLSAMEEAKYYVAQANASVDDDGLFTEELIVVRHAGDVMMVPRDRADLMDVSPKQLVSVAASLIPFLENDDANRALMGSNMQRQAVPLVRAEAPFVGTGMEPVVARDSGAAIAARRTGVVDQVDATRIVIRATEERDPSKSGVDIYRLMKFQRSNQSTCINQRPLVTVGDRVQAGEIIADGPSTDLGDLALGRNVLVAFMPWNGYNFEDSILLSERIVRDDVFTSIHIEEFEVMARDTKLGPEEITRDIPNVSEEALKNLDEAGITYIGAEVKPGDILVGKITPKGESPMTPEEKLLRAIFGEKASDVRDTSLRMPPGTFGTVVEVRVFNRHGIDKDERAMAIEREEIERLAKDRDDEQAILDRNIYGRLAEMLIENTAIGGPKGFKADTKLSHEVLSDFPRSQWWQFAFDDETLMGELEALRAQYDESRKRLEQRFIDKVDKVQRGDELPPGVMKMVKVFIAIKRKLQPGDKMAGRHGNKGVVSRILPIEDMPYLEDGTHADIVLNPLGVPSRMNVGQILETHLGWACAGMGRKVGEMLDVYKKQGDIAPLRGVLDDIYSGSFKNEKVSSFDDDSVIELGKHLRKGVSIATPVFDGAREPDVVDMLELAGLDGSGQSTLYDGRTGEPFDRKVTMGYIYMLKLHHLVDDKIHARSIGPYSLVTQQPLGGKAQFGGQRFGEMEVWALEAYGAAYTLQEMLTVKSDDVAGRTKVYEAIVRGDDTFEAGIPESFNVLVKEMRSLGLNVELKDSAQYNPADEAEESQDAAE; from the coding sequence ATGGCCAACACGTTTTCCGGTCGCAGAAGAATCCGTAAATTCTTCGGTCACATCAAGGAAGTTGCTGAGATGCCGAACCTCATTGAGGTTCAGAAGGCATCATATGATCAGTTCCTTCAGGTTGATGAACCGAAGGGTGGTCGGATTGAAGATGGCCTTCAGGCTGTCTTTAATTCTGTATTTCCGATTTCTGATTTTCAGGGTGCATCCCTGCTCGAATTCGTCAAGTACGAGTTCGAACAGCCAAAGTATGACACCGAGGAGTGCCGTCAGCGCGGCATGACTTACGCAGCGCCGCTGAAGGTGACCCTGCGTCTGATCGTGTTTGATATCGATGAGGACACCGGAGCAAAATCCGTCAAAGACATCAAGGAACAGGATGTCTATATGGGCGATATGCCTTTCATGACGGGTCACGGTACCTTTATCGTCAACGGTACCGAGCGTGTGATCGTCTCTCAGATGCACCGCTCTCCAGGCGTGTTCTTTGACCATGACAAGGGCAAGAGCCATTCCTCTGGCAAGCTTCTGTTTGCTGCTCGCATCATTCCATATCGCGGCTCCTGGCTGGATATTGAGTTTGACGCGAAAGACATTGTCTATGCCCGTATCGACCGTCGCCGCAAAATCCCGGTAACGTCTCTGCTGTTTGCTCTCGGCCTTGATTCCGAAGAGATCCTGACGACCTTCTACAACCAGGTTGTCTACAGCAAGGCTGCTGAAGGCTGGCGCGTTCCGTTTGATCCGCAGAGCCTGCGTGGCAGCAAGCCGCTCACCGACCTGATCGACGCCGATTCCGGTGAAGTGATTGTTGAAGCCGGCAAGAAAATTACCGCACGCCTGATCCGTCAGCTGGCTGACAATGGGACCCAGTCTCTGCAGGTCCGTTCCGAAGACCTCTATGGCCGTTACCTGGCTGAAGACATGGTCAACGTCGAGACCGGCGAGATCTATGCGGAAGCCGGTGAAGAGATTGTTGAGAAGAATCTCGGCATTCTGATGGATGCTGGCTTTGACGAGATCGCAACGCTGGATATCGACCATGTGAATGTGGGTGCCTATATCCGCAACACGCTGTCTGTCGACAAGAATGACAGCCGTGAATCGGCTCTGTTCGACATCTACCGTGTCATGCGTCCTGGTGAACCGCCGACCATCGAGACCGCAGAAGCGATGTTCCAGTCGTTGTTCTTTGATTCCGAACGCTATGACCTGTCTGCTGTTGGTCGCGTGAAGATGAACATGCGTCTTGACCTTCAGTGTGACGATACGGTTCGCGTTCTGCGTCGTGATGATATTCTGGGCGTTATTTCCACCCTGCTTGAGCTGCGTGACGGCAAGGGTGAGATCGATGACATCGATAACCTCGGCAACCGTCGTGTCCGGTCTGTTGGCGAGCTGATGGAAAACCAGTACCGCATCGGTCTTCTGCGTATGGAACGTGCGATCAAGGAGCGGATGTCTTCCGTCGAGATCGACACGGTTATGCCGCAGGATCTGATCAATGCGAAACCGGCTGCTGCTGCGGTCCGTGAATTCTTCGGATCTTCCCAGCTGTCCCAGTTCATGGACCAGACAAACCCGCTGTCCGAGATTACCCACAAGCGTCGTCTGTCTGCGCTTGGTCCGGGTGGTCTGACCCGCGAACGTGCGGGCTTTGAGGTTCGCGACGTGCATCCGACCCATTACGGTCGTATCTGCCCGATTGAGACCCCGGAAGGCCCGAACATCGGCCTCATCAACTCGCTGGCCACCTTCGCCCGCGTCAACAAATACGGCTTCATCGAAAGCCCGTATATGCGCGTCAAAGATGGCAAGGTAACGGATGAAATCGTCTATCTCTCCGCAATGGAAGAGGCGAAGTACTACGTTGCCCAGGCGAACGCTTCCGTTGATGATGACGGCCTCTTCACAGAAGAACTGATCGTTGTGCGCCATGCTGGCGATGTGATGATGGTTCCGCGTGATCGTGCTGACCTGATGGACGTTTCTCCGAAACAGCTCGTATCTGTTGCCGCGTCGCTCATCCCGTTCCTCGAGAACGATGACGCCAACCGCGCACTGATGGGCTCCAACATGCAGCGTCAGGCTGTGCCGCTGGTTCGCGCCGAGGCACCGTTTGTCGGTACAGGCATGGAGCCGGTTGTTGCACGCGATTCCGGAGCCGCCATTGCCGCACGCCGGACCGGTGTTGTGGACCAGGTGGATGCGACCCGTATTGTTATCCGAGCAACAGAAGAGCGTGACCCGTCCAAGTCCGGCGTTGATATCTATCGTCTGATGAAATTCCAGCGCTCCAACCAGTCAACCTGCATCAACCAGCGTCCGCTGGTGACTGTTGGTGACCGGGTGCAGGCTGGTGAGATCATCGCCGATGGCCCGTCAACGGATCTTGGTGATCTGGCTCTTGGCCGGAACGTGCTTGTCGCGTTTATGCCTTGGAACGGTTACAACTTCGAGGATTCCATCCTGCTGTCAGAGCGTATCGTGCGCGATGACGTGTTCACCTCCATTCACATCGAGGAATTCGAAGTGATGGCGCGTGACACCAAGCTTGGACCGGAAGAAATCACTCGCGATATTCCGAACGTTTCCGAGGAAGCGCTGAAGAATCTCGATGAGGCCGGCATTACCTATATCGGTGCGGAAGTGAAGCCAGGCGATATTCTCGTCGGCAAGATCACACCGAAGGGTGAAAGCCCGATGACACCGGAAGAAAAACTCCTCCGGGCCATCTTCGGTGAGAAAGCTTCTGACGTTCGTGACACGTCCCTGCGGATGCCTCCGGGCACGTTCGGTACGGTCGTTGAAGTGCGCGTATTCAACCGCCACGGCATCGACAAAGACGAACGCGCTATGGCAATCGAGCGTGAAGAGATCGAACGTCTCGCAAAAGACCGTGACGATGAGCAGGCCATTCTGGACCGTAACATCTATGGTCGTCTGGCAGAGATGCTGATTGAAAACACAGCGATCGGCGGCCCGAAAGGCTTCAAGGCGGACACGAAACTGTCCCATGAGGTTCTGTCGGACTTCCCGCGCAGTCAGTGGTGGCAGTTTGCCTTTGATGATGAAACCCTGATGGGCGAGCTGGAAGCGCTGCGGGCTCAGTATGATGAGAGCCGCAAGCGTCTCGAACAGCGTTTCATCGATAAGGTCGACAAAGTCCAGCGCGGTGATGAGCTGCCCCCGGGCGTGATGAAGATGGTCAAGGTCTTTATCGCCATCAAGCGCAAGCTGCAGCCGGGCGATAAAATGGCTGGCCGTCACGGCAACAAGGGTGTGGTTTCCCGCATTCTGCCGATTGAAGACATGCCTTATCTGGAAGACGGTACCCATGCGGATATCGTTCTCAACCCGCTCGGCGTTCCAAGCCGTATGAACGTGGGTCAGATTCTGGAAACGCATCTGGGCTGGGCTTGTGCCGGTATGGGCCGCAAGGTTGGCGAGATGCTTGATGTCTACAAGAAGCAGGGCGACATTGCTCCGTTGCGTGGTGTTCTGGACGATATCTACAGCGGATCGTTCAAGAACGAGAAAGTCAGCTCGTTTGATGATGACTCTGTCATCGAGCTTGGCAAACACCTGCGCAAGGGTGTCTCCATCGCGACGCCAGTCTTTGACGGTGCCCGCGAGCCGGATGTGGTTGACATGCTGGAACTTGCCGGTCTCGATGGATCCGGTCAGTCCACGCTCTATGATGGCCGGACAGGTGAGCCATTCGACCGTAAGGTGACCATGGGCTATATCTATATGCTCAAGCTGCATCACCTGGTTGATGACAAGATCCATGCCCGTTCCATCGGCCCGTACAGCCTTGTGACCCAGCAGCCGCTTGGTGGTAAGGCTCAGTTCGGTGGACAGCGTTTCGGTGAGATGGAGGTCTGGGCTCTGGAAGCTTATGGTGCCGCCTATACCTTGCAGGAAATGCTGACTGTGAAATCGGATGACGTTGCCGGTCGTACAAAGGTTTATGAAGCCATTGTTCGCGGTGATGACACATTCGAAGCCGGTATCCCGGAAAGTTTCAACGTTCTGGTCAAGGAAATGCGTTCCCTTGGTCTCAATGTGGAACTCAAGGACTCCGCACAGTACAATCCGGCAGACGAGGCCGAAGAATCTCAGGACGCTGCGGAATAA
- the rplL gene encoding 50S ribosomal protein L7/L12, translated as MADLEKIVEDLSSLTVMEAAELSKMLEEKWGVSAAAPVAVAAAGGAAAGGEAAEEKTEFDVVLASAGDKKINVIKEVRGITGLGLKEAKELVESAPKAVKEGASKEEAEELKKKLEEAGATVELK; from the coding sequence ATGGCTGATCTTGAAAAGATTGTTGAAGATCTTTCTTCCCTTACCGTCATGGAAGCCGCTGAGCTGTCCAAGATGCTTGAAGAAAAATGGGGCGTCTCTGCTGCTGCTCCTGTCGCAGTTGCTGCTGCTGGCGGTGCTGCTGCTGGTGGCGAAGCTGCTGAAGAGAAAACCGAATTTGACGTTGTCCTGGCTTCTGCCGGCGACAAGAAAATCAACGTCATTAAAGAAGTTCGCGGCATCACAGGTCTCGGCCTGAAAGAAGCTAAAGAGCTGGTTGAAAGCGCTCCGAAAGCAGTTAAAGAAGGCGCTTCCAAGGAAGAAGCCGAAGAGCTCAAGAAAAAGCTCGAAGAAGCTGGTGCAACCGTCGAACTCAAGTAA
- the rplJ gene encoding 50S ribosomal protein L10 has protein sequence MERAEKREFVTSFNEALSGASVVVVAHYAGLTVADMTSLRAQMKEAGGNLKVAKNRLVKLALQGTDAEHIADLFQGPTVIAYSDDPVTAPKVAVEFAKKNEKLVILGGALGATNLDSEGVKALASMPSLDELRAKIVGMINTPATRIAGVLQAPAGQVARVIGAYAKKDEAA, from the coding sequence GTGGAAAGAGCGGAAAAACGCGAATTCGTCACGTCATTCAACGAAGCACTTTCGGGTGCAAGTGTTGTTGTCGTGGCCCACTATGCAGGTCTCACCGTTGCGGACATGACTTCGCTGCGTGCGCAGATGAAGGAAGCCGGCGGTAACCTGAAAGTCGCCAAGAACCGTCTCGTTAAGCTTGCTCTTCAAGGCACGGATGCTGAGCATATTGCGGACCTGTTTCAGGGCCCGACCGTCATCGCTTATTCCGATGATCCGGTAACAGCACCGAAGGTTGCCGTCGAATTCGCCAAGAAAAACGAGAAGCTTGTGATTCTCGGTGGCGCGCTCGGCGCGACCAATCTCGACTCCGAAGGTGTCAAGGCTCTGGCCTCGATGCCGTCACTGGATGAACTCCGCGCGAAGATTGTGGGCATGATCAATACGCCTGCAACCCGTATCGCTGGTGTTCTTCAGGCCCCGGCCGGTCAGGTCGCACGGGTTATCGGAGCATATGCCAAGAAGGACGAAGCGGCGTGA
- the rplA gene encoding 50S ribosomal protein L1, translating to MANKVAKRIAASREGIDRAKLYSIDEAVALIKERASAKFDETVEVAMNLGVDPRHADQMVRGVCQLPNGSGRSVRVAVFARGDKAEEAKAAGADIVGAEDLMETIQGGTIDFDRCIATPDMMPLVGRLGKVLGPRGMMPNPKVGTVTVDVTEAVKSAKGGAVEFRVEKAGIIHAGVGKASFSAEALVENIKAFADAVQKAKPSGAKGTYVRRVAVSSTMGPGVKIEPSTVANS from the coding sequence ATGGCGAACAAAGTTGCAAAACGCATTGCCGCGTCCCGCGAGGGTATCGACCGCGCCAAGCTTTATTCCATCGATGAAGCTGTGGCTCTGATCAAAGAGCGTGCCTCTGCAAAATTCGACGAGACCGTCGAAGTTGCGATGAACCTCGGCGTTGACCCGCGTCACGCTGACCAGATGGTTCGTGGCGTGTGCCAGCTGCCGAATGGCTCCGGTCGGAGTGTTCGTGTTGCTGTTTTCGCTCGTGGCGATAAAGCTGAAGAAGCGAAAGCTGCCGGTGCGGATATCGTTGGTGCAGAAGACCTGATGGAAACCATCCAGGGCGGCACAATCGATTTTGACCGCTGCATCGCGACGCCAGACATGATGCCGCTGGTTGGTCGTCTTGGTAAGGTGCTCGGCCCGCGTGGCATGATGCCGAACCCGAAAGTCGGCACTGTTACCGTTGACGTCACCGAGGCTGTTAAATCTGCCAAGGGTGGTGCTGTTGAGTTCCGTGTCGAGAAGGCCGGAATCATTCACGCTGGTGTTGGCAAAGCATCGTTCAGTGCTGAAGCTCTGGTGGAAAACATCAAGGCTTTTGCCGATGCAGTCCAGAAGGCCAAGCCGTCTGGTGCGAAAGGCACATATGTACGCCGTGTGGCCGTGTCCTCGACAATGGGCCCAGGTGTTAAAATTGAGCCATCGACTGTTGCTAACAGTTAG
- the rplK gene encoding 50S ribosomal protein L11 encodes MAKKVTGTLKLQVPAGAANPSPPIGPALGQRGLNIMEFCKAFNAQTQEMEKGSPIPTLITIYQDKSFTFELKTPPASYFLKQAAGLKGGSKAPGRDVAGKVTKDQVRDIAEKKMKDLNADTIEAAMLMIEGSARSMGLEVVE; translated from the coding sequence ATGGCTAAGAAAGTTACAGGTACTCTGAAACTTCAGGTACCGGCAGGTGCTGCTAATCCGTCGCCGCCGATTGGTCCGGCTCTCGGTCAGCGTGGCCTGAATATCATGGAATTCTGTAAGGCTTTTAACGCACAGACCCAGGAAATGGAGAAGGGCTCTCCGATTCCGACCCTGATCACCATCTATCAGGACAAGTCTTTCACGTTTGAGCTGAAAACACCTCCGGCATCCTATTTCCTCAAGCAGGCCGCTGGTCTGAAGGGTGGGTCCAAGGCTCCGGGTCGTGATGTTGCTGGTAAAGTGACAAAAGACCAGGTTCGTGACATCGCCGAGAAGAAGATGAAGGATCTGAACGCAGACACGATTGAAGCAGCAATGCTGATGATCGAAGGCTCTGCGCGGTCCATGGGTCTCGAGGTTGTGGAGTAA
- the nusG gene encoding transcription termination/antitermination protein NusG, translating to MAQRWYIVHAYSNFENKVAEAIKEKAAATGLEHLFEAVLVPTEKVVEVRRGRKVDAERKFFPGYVLVKMEMTDEAFHLIKNTPKVTGFLGADLKPMPISEAEAQRILHQVQEGVERPKPSISFDVGEQVRVSDGPFASFNGLVEEVDEERARLKVAVSIFGRATPVELEYGQVEKL from the coding sequence ATGGCGCAGCGCTGGTATATCGTCCACGCATACTCGAATTTTGAAAACAAGGTTGCTGAAGCCATCAAGGAGAAGGCTGCAGCAACGGGGCTTGAGCACCTGTTTGAAGCTGTGCTCGTCCCGACTGAAAAGGTGGTTGAAGTGCGCCGCGGCCGTAAGGTTGACGCAGAGCGCAAGTTCTTCCCGGGCTACGTTCTGGTGAAGATGGAAATGACCGATGAGGCCTTTCATCTGATTAAGAACACCCCGAAAGTGACCGGCTTTCTTGGCGCAGACCTGAAGCCGATGCCGATTTCCGAAGCGGAAGCGCAGCGGATCCTGCACCAGGTTCAGGAAGGCGTCGAGCGTCCGAAGCCGTCAATCAGTTTCGATGTGGGCGAGCAGGTTCGCGTATCAGACGGCCCGTTTGCATCGTTCAATGGTCTTGTCGAGGAAGTCGACGAGGAGCGGGCTCGCCTGAAGGTCGCTGTGTCCATCTTTGGTCGCGCGACGCCGGTCGAGCTTGAATACGGTCAGGTTGAAAAACTCTGA